GttataaataaatttaatcaGTAAATAACTAGTCCAAGTACAAAACCCCTCATGAATATTTTCATTGTGTCTGTGTGCGTGAGCACACATGCGCACATGTTGCCAGGTATTTATTTAGATCTAGAAATATCACACAACATACATGGTGTAAATCACTTTTGTTCTTTTCGCTTTCAGGAATAAAAGGGATCCCTCAACCCTCTGCTTTTATACCCACGGCTGAAAGTAATTCTTTTCAGCCTCAAGTGACAACTCTCCCATCACCAGTTGATGCCAAGCAGCAGCTACAGCGTAAGATCCAGAAGAAGCAACAGGAACAGAAACTGCAGTCTCCTTTGCCAGGAGAGTCTCCAGCAAAGAAAACAGAAGGAGCTACAGCCAATGGAGTAACAAGTATTTCTAATGGAAGTCCTGCAATCTTGTCTCCTCAACCTATTGGTATCGTAGTGGCAGCTGTACCCAGCCCCATACCGGTAATGTGCTCCAACAGTTTTCAACCCAGACAACCTTATAAAACTGTTTTtctctattttatatttattctggAAATATTTAAGCAAATAGAAAGTTATCACAGACTAACGGCTTCCTCTTGCTATATGAATGTTGAGAAATAGATTCAGTGACCCTTCTTTTCTTGTTCCAGGGACTTTTCTATTGTTCCAAATAAGTGACAAAGCCAGAAATGTAATAATTTTGTCTGATGGATGTGAATGTGTTAGAATGACGCTTACACAGCATGGGCCATATTCAtctttggtgtaaatcagtgacaGTGGTACTTAAACCAGGAATAATTTGGATTTTAAATGGGAATCATATCTTTAGGGCAAAATTTACCTGAGTTCTGAAGTTTGCACAAGACCCCATGCATTGTTTAAGCCCTTCATATGGTATGTAAATATGGCTTCATTAGTTCAGAGGGCTTTGTATTGGCATCAGTTTAACCTTTATTTGAATATCTATACTGTAGTACAGACTTGTTTGTTTTGGCTGAACAAAACCTGATTTTTGGCTTTATTGTATATTTTGATAGCTAAGCCAGTTTCTGCCTGAATaatgtttggtttgtgttttattCACTGGTAgaagtttaaaaattaatgtttgaAGATGTCCTCTCCTCTGTATCTATCTTCAGTCAACACTCCAATGTCCTGCatctgaatcatagaaatgtagggctggaagggacctggacaTGTCAATGAATGCCTCTTCGTTCTGCAAAAATGCACTTAAAATAGGGCCTTGATTTTATGAGAATCAAGCCCCAAGTATCTAGTGCAGATTTTAGTTatctggattattattatttgtattactgtagtgcctaggagcctagtcatggaccagggtcCCTTTGGGTTAGGCAACAAGgattatttgttctgttctgaTTTTTTGCTGGCCTTAGTACTCAACTGTATTGTCTTTCATCCTTTCCCCAGGAGCTTGGGGAAGAGGTGAGCCTAGGGATAGTGAAGCCTTGTTGCTTTGTCATTATACTTGTTCTCGTGATCTGATGTATAAGTTGTGGGGCAGTTGACCATTGAGGTGGAAGAGCAGCTTTACTATATGTTTTGAGTATTTACTGTGACGGTCTGCAAGGAGGCTATATCTCTTTGGGATTGTCCATGATGGTGGTGATGTGAGTGTTTGTATTCTGGAAGAGCAACTAGAGTGTAGGATGGGTGCCTGTTTGcagttttatatataaataacagTGCAGCATCCTTTTAATCCTTAGAATGTGGCACTCTTACTCCCCATTAATCTAACTCTATCCATTAGATTATGTAGGGCATGCATACTTTTGTTTAAATTGACTGTCCTTTTTCTCCACATACAGGTACCGAGGACCAGACAGCTGGTGACATCTCCAAGTCCGATGGGCTCCTCTGATGGCAAGGTTCTTCCGCTCAATGTTCAGGTGGTCACTCAGCACATGCAGTCAGTCAAGCAGTCACCAAAGACTCCTCAGAATGTTCCAGCCAGTCCAGTTGGTGACCGTTCCGCCCGGCATCGTTACCCACAGATCTTACCTAAGCCAGCAAACACCAGTGCTCTCACCATCCGCTCGCCTACTACTGTGCTTTTCACCAGTAGCCCAATCAAGACAGTTGTGCCAGCTCCCCATGTAAATTCCTTAAACGTGGTAAAAATGACAGCAATATCTCTTGCCCCTAGCAATAGTAGTGTACCCGTGAAACACACTACTTCATTGAACAGCAGTACAGGAGCAATGGAAGAATCGAGGACTGTTCCGCAGATTAAAAATGGGTCTGTTGTTtcacttcagtctccaggatCCAAGACAAGCAGTGTTGTAGCTACACCTGCAGTTGAGATCAAAATGGAACCAGAAGCATTACTGGATGAGAACCCAATACAGTGCCAAGAGAATTCTGATGTGTCTAAAACTATAAAAGGGGCACCAGGCCTGCCTACTGCTCAAAGGAATCATTTTGAGGGAACAACCTTGAAAGGTTCAACTGAGAACGTCAGTGAAGTGAAAACAGTTAAGGGCTGTGATCAGAGACCTGAAGGAGCAAGGACCAAATATAAAGCTCGACCTAAAGAAATCATACCAGTTTCTTCAGCAGGCAATAATCAAAGCACTCTTACTTTCTCAGTTGCCACTCAAAACTTCTCCAACACCAGCATCAGTTCACCTCCTAGTAGTGATTCTACTATTAAAGATAAAACATGCACTAAAAGTCCAAGGAAGCGACTACCTTCTACGCTTCAGGAGTCCCAGGTACCACCTGTAAAGAAACCACTAGTGGGGCAGCTTTCAGCAGGTAGCATGGAAGGTCAAAAAGGAAGCAGTGTTAAGAAGGTTCAGAAGGTTGTATCGTTAGCTAGAAATGACAGTGCTAGAGCACTTGCCCAAGTTCCTAGCAAGGTCACTATAAAAGTAAATTCTACAGCTTCAACACACTTAGTGACAAACTGTCCATTGAATTCCAACGTTATAAATACCAGTGATTCCACTTTGGGACAGCAGCTCACAGCCTCATCTCCAGATATAAAAGTAAAATTGGAAGGAAATTTGTTTATCTTAGAAAATGATTCAAAATCTGATGGCAGCTTTAATCCAAATGCATGGCAGCATATCACTAAAACTTCTGACTTTACATCTGTGAACGCTGAACAGCAGCAAGATATCAGTGTTATGACTATTGCAGGACAGTCTGGCTCTAATGATTTACAGGAATCTGTATGGGAGCCAGTGCACTGTGAAGGAATACAACAGGATACATACAGCCAGCAGTTACAGAGCCAGATCCAAGAATCAGCTTTGGGTCAAATACAAGCACAGTCCTCAAATCAGTTACCGTTACCTCTGCAGTCTGAATTAAAAGAATTCGAACATACAGTCCCTCAATCAAATGAAAACTTCTTTTCATTTGATGATGACCTTACACAGGACAGCATTGTGGAGGAACTGGTGCTCATGGAGGAGCAAATGTCAATGAACAGTTCTCATCCTTATGGTAGTTGTCTGGGAATGGCACTGCAGAATCAGACAGCAGCTCAAGGAGCTCCAATGTCATCTCATCCAAGCAATACACACTTCTACCATTCAATCCACAACAATGGCACTCCAATTCACACTCCCACACCTACCCCGACTCCCACACCTACTCCGACTCCGACCCCAACACCCACGTCAGAAATGATTGCTGGATCTCAGAGTGTGTCACGAGAGAGCCCATGCTCACGACTGGCTCAGACTACTCCTGTAGACAGTGCTCTGGGAAGTAGCCGGCATACACCCATTGGCACACCACATTCAAACTGCAGCAGCAGTGTCCCTCCTAGTCCTGTGGAATGCAGAAATCCTTTTGCATTTACTCCAATAAGCTCCAGTATGGCATATCATGATGCCAGCATTGTCTCGAGTAGCCCTGTGAAACCAATGCAGCGACCTATGGCTACTCACCCTGATAAAACCAAACTTGAGTGGATGAATAACGGGTACAGTGGAGTCACTAATTCATCAGTTTCAAATCATGGCATTCTTCCAAGCTATCAGGAGCTAGTGGAAGACCGTTTCAGGAAACCTCATGCTTTTGCAGTTCCTGGCCAGTCATATCAGTCTCAGTCCCGGCACCATGATACTCACTTTGGTCGTGTGACTCCTGTTTCACCGGTATCACATCAGGGAGCCTCTATAAATAGCACCAACAAGCAGGAAGGCTTTGCTGTTCCTGCCCCTCTTGACAACAAAGGAACAAGTTCCTCTCTCAATAACAGTTTCAGATGCCGGAGTGTAAGCCCTGCTGTCCATCGCCAACGTAATCTTAGTGGAAGCACTGTCTATCCAGTTTCTAATATACCACGCTCTAACTTGACCCCTTTCGGAAGTCCAGTGACACCTGAAGTTCACAATGTGTTCACAAATATTCATGCAGACACTAGTGCCAATAATATAGCTCAAAGGAGTCAGTCAGTCCCTTTGACTGTCATGATGCAGACAGCCTTCCCGTCTcttcagaaacaaacaaacactaaaaaaataacaaatgtgtTGTTAAGCAAACTTGATTCTGATAGCGATGATGCAGTGAGAGGTTTGGGAATGAACAACATGCCTTCAAATTACACAGCGAGGATGAATCTCACTCAGATTTTAGAAACATCCACCACTTTTCCTAGTGCCAACCCACAAAATATGATCAATTCCAGCACTTCAGTTTATGAATTCCAAACACCAAGTTACCTCACAAAAAACAGCAGCACCGATCAGATCAGTTTTTCTTCTGGAGATAACCAAGCACAATCAGAAATTGGAGAACAGCAATTAGATTTCAGCAGCACTGTAAAAGACTTTTTAGGGGAGGACAATCTGCAAACCAACCAGCAGCTGGTGAATCAGGTGGTGTCAGATCTCAGTAACGTTGCATCTGTCTTTTCCAGCGACATCAGGTTGTCTTCCGACCTCTCAGGCAGCATTAATGATCTGAATACTTTAGATACAAATCTACTGTTTGATCCAGGTCGTCAGCAGGGACAAGACGACGATGCTACACTGGAGGAATTAAAGAACGACCCCTTGTTTCAACAAATCTGCAATGAATCCATTAACTCAATGACTACATCAGGTTTTGAGTGGATGGAGAGTAAGGACCATCCTGCTGTTGAAATGTTGGGTTAAATTTGTTTAATAATATGTATGTAGCACACTGTATCTGAAAGACAGACGTATTGTATTTGTCTTAATGGAAGTGCCTCCTGCAGCAGAAACACTTGCTAAGAAttgtggcatttttaaaaaagagtttgcTGTACAAGTTGCTTATTCTTTAGCTGGGAATAGGCAGtcttttcaattttaaataaatttctgaAGGCTATTGAAGAGCCAGTATTAGAATTTAAATTTTATAGGGTTCCCACTTAATAGCATTTCTTATTGtagcaaaaatatatatacatagtgATTGAAAACCAGCATTCTCAACTTCAGGAGAGGTGTTGGGAGGGTTTTAAATCCAACTTACTTGTTACTAGAGATTCAGTATTTAGTATTGCCTGCTACTTCTGAGGAGGTGTTTGATATTGGCCTGTGTTATTCAAGTCAGACATGTGTGGGACCTGTAGACAAGTAGCTGGTTGATGAAAGGGAGGGGTTACAGCTTGATGAAGCACATACAAGTGGTGTTGTGTCATTGAGCATTACCCACAGCTGCAGTACTATGGTGAATCGTGAGGAATGTGTGTGACACCATTTACATCTATGATGAAGAGCTAAGATGGGAGAAAATAATGGGAACGatcaaggaaagagaaaaatgcactaaaattttattttaaatatatatatttagtgtttttatCCATAGATATCCATGACCTCACCTTAATGTTATTTTA
Above is a window of Dermochelys coriacea isolate rDerCor1 chromosome 10, rDerCor1.pri.v4, whole genome shotgun sequence DNA encoding:
- the RFX7 gene encoding DNA-binding protein RFX7 isoform X2; this translates as MAAGRKKDRVWEYFNEVPLPMGKIDKHAKCKQCNKEMQGLVAQMKQQHEKRFFSGGSCIEDDERNMSEHAGSSGIKGIPQPSAFIPTAESNSFQPQVTTLPSPVDAKQQLQRKIQKKQQEQKLQSPLPGESPAKKTEGATANGVTSISNGSPAILSPQPIGIVVAAVPSPIPVPRTRQLVTSPSPMGSSDGKVLPLNVQVVTQHMQSVKQSPKTPQNVPASPVGDRSARHRYPQILPKPANTSALTIRSPTTVLFTSSPIKTVVPAPHVNSLNVVKMTAISLAPSNSSVPVKHTTSLNSSTGAMEESRTVPQIKNGSVVSLQSPGSKTSSVVATPAVEIKMEPEALLDENPIQCQENSDVSKTIKGAPGLPTAQRNHFEGTTLKGSTENVSEVKTVKGCDQRPEGARTKYKARPKEIIPVSSAGNNQSTLTFSVATQNFSNTSISSPPSSDSTIKDKTCTKSPRKRLPSTLQESQVPPVKKPLVGQLSAGSMEGQKGSSVKKVQKVVSLARNDSARALAQVPSKVTIKVNSTASTHLVTNCPLNSNVINTSDSTLGQQLTASSPDIKVKLEGNLFILENDSKSDGSFNPNAWQHITKTSDFTSVNAEQQQDISVMTIAGQSGSNDLQESVWEPVHCEGIQQDTYSQQLQSQIQESALGQIQAQSSNQLPLPLQSELKEFEHTVPQSNENFFSFDDDLTQDSIVEELVLMEEQMSMNSSHPYGSCLGMALQNQTAAQGAPMSSHPSNTHFYHSIHNNGTPIHTPTPTPTPTPTPTPTPTPTSEMIAGSQSVSRESPCSRLAQTTPVDSALGSSRHTPIGTPHSNCSSSVPPSPVECRNPFAFTPISSSMAYHDASIVSSSPVKPMQRPMATHPDKTKLEWMNNGYSGVTNSSVSNHGILPSYQELVEDRFRKPHAFAVPGQSYQSQSRHHDTHFGRVTPVSPVSHQGASINSTNKQEGFAVPAPLDNKGTSSSLNNSFRCRSVSPAVHRQRNLSGSTVYPVSNIPRSNLTPFGSPVTPEVHNVFTNIHADTSANNIAQRSQSVPLTVMMQTAFPSLQKQTNTKKITNVLLSKLDSDSDDAVRGLGMNNMPSNYTARMNLTQILETSTTFPSANPQNMINSSTSVYEFQTPSYLTKNSSTDQISFSSGDNQAQSEIGEQQLDFSSTVKDFLGEDNLQTNQQLVNQVVSDLSNVASVFSSDIRLSSDLSGSINDLNTLDTNLLFDPGRQQGQDDDATLEELKNDPLFQQICNESINSMTTSGFEWMESKDHPAVEMLG
- the RFX7 gene encoding DNA-binding protein RFX7 isoform X3, with the translated sequence MRIKGIPQPSAFIPTAESNSFQPQVTTLPSPVDAKQQLQRKIQKKQQEQKLQSPLPGESPAKKTEGATANGVTSISNGSPAILSPQPIGIVVAAVPSPIPVPRTRQLVTSPSPMGSSDGKVLPLNVQVVTQHMQSVKQSPKTPQNVPASPVGDRSARHRYPQILPKPANTSALTIRSPTTVLFTSSPIKTVVPAPHVNSLNVVKMTAISLAPSNSSVPVKHTTSLNSSTGAMEESRTVPQIKNGSVVSLQSPGSKTSSVVATPAVEIKMEPEALLDENPIQCQENSDVSKTIKGAPGLPTAQRNHFEGTTLKGSTENVSEVKTVKGCDQRPEGARTKYKARPKEIIPVSSAGNNQSTLTFSVATQNFSNTSISSPPSSDSTIKDKTCTKSPRKRLPSTLQESQVPPVKKPLVGQLSAGSMEGQKGSSVKKVQKVVSLARNDSARALAQVPSKVTIKVNSTASTHLVTNCPLNSNVINTSDSTLGQQLTASSPDIKVKLEGNLFILENDSKSDGSFNPNAWQHITKTSDFTSVNAEQQQDISVMTIAGQSGSNDLQESVWEPVHCEGIQQDTYSQQLQSQIQESALGQIQAQSSNQLPLPLQSELKEFEHTVPQSNENFFSFDDDLTQDSIVEELVLMEEQMSMNSSHPYGSCLGMALQNQTAAQGAPMSSHPSNTHFYHSIHNNGTPIHTPTPTPTPTPTPTPTPTPTSEMIAGSQSVSRESPCSRLAQTTPVDSALGSSRHTPIGTPHSNCSSSVPPSPVECRNPFAFTPISSSMAYHDASIVSSSPVKPMQRPMATHPDKTKLEWMNNGYSGVTNSSVSNHGILPSYQELVEDRFRKPHAFAVPGQSYQSQSRHHDTHFGRVTPVSPVSHQGASINSTNKQEGFAVPAPLDNKGTSSSLNNSFRCRSVSPAVHRQRNLSGSTVYPVSNIPRSNLTPFGSPVTPEVHNVFTNIHADTSANNIAQRSQSVPLTVMMQTAFPSLQKQTNTKKITNVLLSKLDSDSDDAVRGLGMNNMPSNYTARMNLTQILETSTTFPSANPQNMINSSTSVYEFQTPSYLTKNSSTDQISFSSGDNQAQSEIGEQQLDFSSTVKDFLGEDNLQTNQQLVNQVVSDLSNVASVFSSDIRLSSDLSGSINDLNTLDTNLLFDPGRQQGQDDDATLEELKNDPLFQQICNESINSMTTSGFEWMESKDHPAVEMLG
- the RFX7 gene encoding DNA-binding protein RFX7 isoform X1 translates to MMAEEQQPDPPQQPPPPPQQLPGTPAPGGALPALVPGLQGKEANALQHKIKNSICKTVQSKVDCILQEVEKFTDLEKLYLYLQLPSGPSNGEKSDQISMSSSRAQQMHAFSWIRNTLEEHPETSLPKQEVYDEYKSYCDNLGYHPLSAADFGKIMKNVFPNMKARRLGTRGKSKYCYSGLRKKAFVHMPTLPNLGFHKTGDGLEGSDPSGQLQSADEEVVSAACRLVCEWAQKVLSQPFDSVLDLARFLVKSHYIGTKSMAALTVMAGAPAGIKGIPQPSAFIPTAESNSFQPQVTTLPSPVDAKQQLQRKIQKKQQEQKLQSPLPGESPAKKTEGATANGVTSISNGSPAILSPQPIGIVVAAVPSPIPVPRTRQLVTSPSPMGSSDGKVLPLNVQVVTQHMQSVKQSPKTPQNVPASPVGDRSARHRYPQILPKPANTSALTIRSPTTVLFTSSPIKTVVPAPHVNSLNVVKMTAISLAPSNSSVPVKHTTSLNSSTGAMEESRTVPQIKNGSVVSLQSPGSKTSSVVATPAVEIKMEPEALLDENPIQCQENSDVSKTIKGAPGLPTAQRNHFEGTTLKGSTENVSEVKTVKGCDQRPEGARTKYKARPKEIIPVSSAGNNQSTLTFSVATQNFSNTSISSPPSSDSTIKDKTCTKSPRKRLPSTLQESQVPPVKKPLVGQLSAGSMEGQKGSSVKKVQKVVSLARNDSARALAQVPSKVTIKVNSTASTHLVTNCPLNSNVINTSDSTLGQQLTASSPDIKVKLEGNLFILENDSKSDGSFNPNAWQHITKTSDFTSVNAEQQQDISVMTIAGQSGSNDLQESVWEPVHCEGIQQDTYSQQLQSQIQESALGQIQAQSSNQLPLPLQSELKEFEHTVPQSNENFFSFDDDLTQDSIVEELVLMEEQMSMNSSHPYGSCLGMALQNQTAAQGAPMSSHPSNTHFYHSIHNNGTPIHTPTPTPTPTPTPTPTPTPTSEMIAGSQSVSRESPCSRLAQTTPVDSALGSSRHTPIGTPHSNCSSSVPPSPVECRNPFAFTPISSSMAYHDASIVSSSPVKPMQRPMATHPDKTKLEWMNNGYSGVTNSSVSNHGILPSYQELVEDRFRKPHAFAVPGQSYQSQSRHHDTHFGRVTPVSPVSHQGASINSTNKQEGFAVPAPLDNKGTSSSLNNSFRCRSVSPAVHRQRNLSGSTVYPVSNIPRSNLTPFGSPVTPEVHNVFTNIHADTSANNIAQRSQSVPLTVMMQTAFPSLQKQTNTKKITNVLLSKLDSDSDDAVRGLGMNNMPSNYTARMNLTQILETSTTFPSANPQNMINSSTSVYEFQTPSYLTKNSSTDQISFSSGDNQAQSEIGEQQLDFSSTVKDFLGEDNLQTNQQLVNQVVSDLSNVASVFSSDIRLSSDLSGSINDLNTLDTNLLFDPGRQQGQDDDATLEELKNDPLFQQICNESINSMTTSGFEWMESKDHPAVEMLG